From Amia ocellicauda isolate fAmiCal2 chromosome 12, fAmiCal2.hap1, whole genome shotgun sequence, a single genomic window includes:
- the LOC136765028 gene encoding mucin-22-like, whose protein sequence is MHTTAASTTTTTEASTTAIETPTTTTTAGPTTTTETPTATLNAASTTTVDTLSTSTSAASTTTTEAPTTTTEGTTTTTAASTATIDTPTTTTTADPTTTTGTPTTTTTASSTTISEAPTTTTESPTTTTEAPTSTTKTPTATLSAASTTTVDTLSTTTTAASTTTTEAPTTTTEGTTTTTAASTTTTTEASTTTIETPTTTTTAAPTTTTEAPTTTTNTASTTTTTEASTTTIETPTTTTTAAPTTTTESPTTTTEAPTSTTETPTATLSAASTTTVDTLSTTTTAASTTTTEAPTTTTEGTTTTNASFTTISEAPTTTTESPTTTTEAPTSTTEAPTTTTPTSTTTTTEASTTTIETPTTTTTAGPTTTTEAPTTATTTASTSSTTESPTTTTETTTATLSAASTTTVDTISTTTTAASTTTTEAPTTTTETPTATLSAASTTTVDTLSTTTTAASTTKTEAPTTTTETPTTATTTASTSSTTESPTTTTETTTATLSAASTTTVDTISTTTTAASTTTTEAPTTTTETPTATLSAASTTTVDTLSTTTTAASTTKTEAPTTTTETPTTTLSAASTTTVETLSTTTTAASTTTTEAPNTMTTTASTSTTTESPSTTTETPSSTTTAASSTTTEGPTTTTEAATTTTAPSTTTTTASPTSTTETPTSTTETPTTTLSAAFTTTVETLSTTTTAASTTTTEAPNTMTTTASTSTTTESASTTTETPSSTTTADSNTTTEAPTTTTETPTTTFSAASTTTVDTLSTTTTEAPTSTTEAATTTIAPSTTTTTASPTTTTETPTTTLSAASTTTVETLSTTTTAASTTTTEAPNTMTTTASTSTTTESPSTTTETPSSTTTAASSTTTEGPTTTTEAATTTTYYDNGSFHYHN, encoded by the exons atgca tacaactgcagcttcgactaccaccacaactgaagcttcgactactgcaattgaaactcccactactacgacaactgcaggtcccactaccacaactgaaactcccactgctacgttaaatgcagcatccactaccacagttgaTACTCTCAGTACTTCGACAAgtgcagcttccactaccacaaccgaagctcccactaccacaactgaaggtaccactactacaactgcagcttcgactGCTACAATTGatactcccactactacgacaactgcagatcccactaccacaactggaactcccactactacgacaactgcatcttccactaccatatctgaagctcccactacgaCAACGGagtctcccactaccacaaccgaagctcccacttccacaactaaaactcccactgctacgttaagtgcagcatccactaccacagttgatactctcagtactacgacaactgcagcttccactaccacaaccgaagctcccactaccacaactgaaggtaccactacaacaactgcagcttcgactaccaccacaactgaagcttcgactactacaattgaaactcccactactacgacaactgcagctcccactaccacaactgaagctcccactactacgacaaatacagcttcgactaccaccacaactgaagcttcgactactacaattgaaactcccactactacgacaactgcagctcccactaccacaacagagtctcccactaccacaaccgaagctcccacttccacaactgaaactcccactgctacgttaagtgcagcatccactaccacagttgatactctcagtactacgacaactgcagcttccactaccacaaccgaagctcccactaccacaactgaaggtaccactactacaaatgcatctttcactaccatatctgaagctcccactaccacaacagagtctcccactacaacaaccgaagctcccacttccacaactgaagctcccactactacaactccaacttcgactaccaccacaactgaagcttcgactactacaattgaaactcccactactacgacaactgcaggtcccactaccacaactgaagctcccactactgcgacaactacagcttccactagcagcacaacagaatctcccactaccacaactgaaactaccactgctacgttaagtgcagcatccactaccacagttgatactatcagtactacgacaactgcagcttccactaccacaaccgaagctcccactaccacaactgaaactcccactgctacgttaagtgcagcatccactaccacagttgatactctcagtactacgacaactgcagcttcgactaccaaaaccgaagctcccactaccacaactgaaactcccactactgcgacaactacagcttccactagcagcacaacagaatctcccactaccacaactgaaactaccactgctacgttaagtgcagcatccactaccacagttgatactatcagtactacgacaactgcagcttccactaccacaaccgaagctcccactaccacaactgaaactcccactgctacgttaagtgcagcatccactaccacagttgatactctcagtactacgacaactgcagcttccactaccaaaaccgaagctcccactaccacaactgaaactcccactactacgttaagtgcagcatccactaccacagttgaaactctcagtactacgacaactgcagcttccactaccacaactgaagctcctaATACTATGACAACTACCGCTTCCACTAGCAccacaacagaatctcccagtaccacaactgaaactcccagttctacgacaactgcagcttccagtaccacaactgaaggtcccactaccacaactgaagctgcGACTACTACAACAGCAccttcaactaccaccacaacagcatctcccacttccacaactgaaactcccactagcacaactgaaactcccactactacgttAAGTGCAGCATTCACTACCACAGTTGAAACTCTcagtactacgacaactgcagcttccactaccacaactgaagctcctaATACGATGACAACTACCGCTTCCACTAGCACCACAACAGAATCTGCCagtaccacaactgaaactcccagttctacgacaactgcagattccaataccacaactgaagctcccactaccacaactgaaactcccactacaacGTTTagtgcagcatccactaccacagttgatactctcagtactacgacaaccgaagctcccacttcCACAACTGAAGCTGCGACAACTACAATAGCACCTTCAACTACTACCACAACAGCatctcccactactacaactgaaactcccactactacgttaagtgcagcatccactaccacagttgaaactctcagtactacgacaactgcagcttccactaccacaactgaagctcctaATACTATGACAACTACCGCTTCCACTAGCAccacaacagaatctcccagtaccacaactgaaactcccagttctacgacaactgcagcttccagtaccacaactgaaggtcccactaccacaactgaagctgcGACTACTACAACA tactacgacaacggcagcttccactaccacaactga
- the LOC136765029 gene encoding mucin-5AC-like → MTTAAPTTTTEYPTTTTAASTTTTIASPSTTTETPTTTTTASSTSISEAPTTTTESPTTTTEAPTSTTETPTATLSAASTTTVDTLSTTTTAASTTTTEAPTTTTEGTTTTTAASTTTTTEAPTTTTEGSTTTTAASTATIETPTTTTTAAPTTTTENPTTTTAASTTTTTASPSTTTETPTTTTTTASTNSTPESPPTTTETPTATFSAASTTTVDTLSTTTAASTTTTEAPTTTTEDTTTTTAASTTTTTEASTTTIETPTTTTTAGPTTKTEAPTTATTTASTSSTTESPTTTTETPTATLSAASTSTVDTLCTTTTAASTTTTEAPTTTTNGTTTTTAASTITIETPTTTTTAGPTTTTEAPTATLSAASTSTVDTLSTTTTAASTTTTEAPTTTVDTPTTTTTTASTTTTTEASTTTIETPTTTTTAAPTITSEAPTTATTTASTGSTTESPTTTTETPTATLSAASTSTVDTLSTTTTAASTTTTEAPTTTTEGTTTTTAASTTTIETPTTMTTAARTTTTEYPTTTIAASTTTIIASPSTTTETPTTTTTASSTTISEAPTTTTESSTTTTEAPTSTTEAPTTTTATSTTTTTEASTTTIVTPTSTTTAGPTTTTEAPTTVTTTASTSKSSTTTTEAPTSTTEAPTTTTATSTTTRTEALTTTIETPTATTTAGPTTTTEAPTTATTTASTSSTTESPTTTTETPTATLSAASTTTVDTLSSTTTAASTTTTEVPTTTTEGTTTTTAASTTRIETPNTTTTAAPTTTTEYPTTTIAASTTTTTASPSTTTETPTTTTTASSTPLSEAPTTTTESPTTTTEAPTSTTETPTATISAASTTTVDTLSTTTTAASTTTTEAPTTTTEGTTTTTAASTTTTTEYFDKCSFHYHNRSSHYHN, encoded by the exons atgacaactgcagctcccactacgacAACTGAatatcccactactacaactgcagcttcaactaccaccacaatagcatctccctctaccacaactgaaactcccactactacgacaactgcatcttccacttccatatctgaagctcccactaccacaactgagtctcccactaccacaaccgaagctcccacttccacaactgaaactcccactgctacgttaagtgcagcatccactaccacagttgatactctcagtactacgacaactgcagcttccactaccactaccgaagctcccactaccacaactgaaggtaccactacaacaactgcagcttcgactaccaccacaaccgaagctcccactaccacaactgaaggttccactactacaactgcagcttcgactgctacaattgaaactcccactactacgacaactgcagctcccactaccacaactgaaaatcccactactacaactgcagcttcaactaccaccacaacagcatctccctctaccacaactgaaactcccactactacgacaactacAGCTTCCACTAATAGCACACCAGAATCTCCccctaccacaactgaaactcctaCTGCTACGTTTagtgcagcatccactaccacagttgatactctcagtacgacaactgcagcttccactaccacaaccgaagctcccactaccacaactgaagataccactactacaactgcagcttcgactaccaccacaactgaagcttcgacaactacaattgaaactcccactactacgacaactgcaggtcccactaccaaaactgaagctcccactactgcgacaactacagcttccactagcagcacaacagaatctcccactaccacaactgaaactcccactgctacgttaagtgcagcatccactagcacagttgatactctctgtactacgacaactgcagcttccactaccacaaccgaagctcccactaccacaactaatggtaccactactacaactgcagcttcgactattacaattgaaactcccactactacgacaactgcaggtcccactaccacaactgaagctcccactgcTACAttaagtgcagcatccactagcacagttgatactctcagtactacgacaactgcagcttccactaccacaaccgaagctcccactaccacagttgatactcccactactacgacaactacagcttcgactaccaccacaactgaagcttcgactactacaattgaaactcccactactacgacaactgcagctcccactatcacaagtgaagctcccactactgcgacaactacagcttccactggcagcacaacagaatctcccactaccacaactgaaactcccactgctacgttaagtgcagcatccactagcacagttgatactctcagtactacgacaactgcagcttccactaccacaaccgaagctcccactaccacaactgaaggtaccactactacaactgcagcttcgactactacaattgaaactcccactactatgACAACTGCAGCTCGCACTACGACAACTGAATATCCCACTACTACAATTGCAGCTTCAACTACCACCATAATAGCATCTCcctctaccacaactgaaactcccactactacgacaactgcatcttccactaccatatctgaagctcccactaccacaacagagtcttccactaccacaaccgaagctcccacttccacaactgaagctcccactactacaactgcaacttcgactaccaccacaactgaagcttcgaCTACTACAATTGTAACTCCCACTAGTACGACAACTGCaggtcccactaccacaactgaagctcccactactgtgacaactacagcttccactagca AGtcttccactaccacaaccgaagctcccacttccacaactgaagctcccactactacaactgcaactTCGACTACCACCAGAACTGAAGCTTtgactactacaattgaaactcccactgctacgacaactgcaggtcccactaccacaactgaagctcccactactgcgacaactacagcttccactagcagcacaacagaatctcccactaccacaactgaaactcccactgctacgttaagtgcagcatccactaccacagttgatactctcagttctacgacaactgcagcttccactaccacaaccgaagttcccactaccacaactgaaggtaccactactacaactgcagcttcgactacTAGAATTGAAACTCCCaatactacgacaactgcagctcccactaccacaactgaatatcccactactacaattgcagcttcaactaccaccacaacagcatctccctctaccacaactgaaactcccactactacgacaactgcatccTCCACTCCCttatctgaagctcccactaccacaacggagtctcccactaccacaaccgaagctcccacttccacaactgaaactcccactgctacgataagtgcagcatccactaccacagttgatactctcagtactacgacaactgcagcttccactaccacaaccgaagctcccactaccacaactgaaggtaccactacaacaactgcagcttcgactaccaccacaactgaa TACTTCGACAAgtgcagcttccactaccacaaccgaagctcccactaccacaactga